The genomic window AGCACGGGGAGGGCCGCAGGACGGGCGCGCGCCGACCGGCGCTCAGTCGCTCAGCAGACGGGCCGGCGTCGGGTGGATGAGCTCAGCGCGCGCTCAGTGCGCGAAGTGGCGGTTGCGCGTGAGGTACATCGTGACGCCGGCCGCCTTGGCGGCCTCGATGACCTCCTCGTCGCGGATGGACCCGCCGGGCTGGACGACGGCGGAGACACCGGCGTCGATGAGGACCTGGAGGCCGTCGGCGAAGGGGAAGAAGGCGTCGGAGGCCGCGACGGCGCCGCGGGCGCGCTCGGGCGCCTGGGCGTCGAGGATCTCGGAGGCGTCGGCCCCGCCGACGGCGCCGGTCTCCTTCTTGTCGGCCGCGGCGTCGCCCGTGGAGCGCAGGCCCAGGGTGTTGGCGCGCTCGACGGCGAGCCTGCAGGAGTCGACGCGGTTGACCTGCCCCATGCCGACGCCGACGGTCGCGCCGTCCTTGGCGAGCAGGATGGCGTTGGAGCGCACGGCGCGGATGGTCTCCCAGGCGAAGCGCAGGTCGGCGAGGGTGGACTCGTCCGCGGCCTCGCCGGAGACGAGCTCCCAGGCGGCCGGGTCGTCGTCGCCGGCCTGGTAGGAGTCGCGCTCCTGGATGACGGCGCCGCCGGAGACCTGCTTGATCTCGAGGCCGTCGCGGGCCGGGGGCTCGATGACGAGGACGCGCAGGTTCTTCTTCGTGGAGAGGATCCGGGCGGCCTCGTCCTCGAAGGCGGGGGCGGCGACGACCTCGGTGAAGATCGGCTTGATCTGACGGGCCATCTCCACGGTGACCGTGGAGTTGGTGGCGATGACGCCGCCGTAGGCGGAGACGGGGTCGCAGGCGTGGGCCTTGCGGTGGGCCTCGGCGACGTCCCCGGAGGCCGAGATGGCGATGCCGCAGGGGTTCGCGTGCTTGACGACGGCGACGGTGACGGCGTCGCCGTGGTCGTAGGCGGCGCGGACGGCGACGTCGGTATCCGTGTAGTTGTTGTAGCTCATGGCCTTGCCGTGGAGCTGGCGGGCGTTCGCCACTCCCCCGGTGACGCCGGGCGTCGTGTAGACGGCGGCGGCCTGGGCGGGGTTCTCGCCGTAGCGCAGCGGGGCGAGGCGCTCGTAGGCGGCGCCGACGTACTCGGGCAGGGCCGGGGCGGCCGGGGCGGCGCCGTCCTCGGCGGAGGAGGCTCGGTCGGACTCGATCTGCTGGGCGAACCAGGTGGCGACGGCGGCGTCGTAGGCGGCGGTGTGGGCGAAGGCCTTGGCGGCGAGCTCGCGGCGCTGCGCCAGCGAGAAGCCGCCCTCGGCGACGGCCTTGGCGACGGCGTCGTACTCGGCGGGGTCGGTGACGACGGCGACGGCCGGGTGGTTCTTCGCGGCGGCGCGGACCATCGAGGGGCCGCCGATGTCGATCTGCTCGACGCAGGCGTCGAAGGGCGCGCCGGAGGCGACCGTGTCCGTGAACGGGTAGAGGTTGACGACGACGAGGTCGATGGGGGTGACGTCGAGCTCGTCGAGCTGGGCCATGTGCTCGGCCTTGCGGCGGTCGGCGAGGATGCCGGCGTGGACGCGGGGGTGGAGGGTCTTGACGCGTCCCTCGAGGCACTCGGGGAAGCCGGTGACGTCCTCGACGCCGGTGACGGGCAGGCCGGCGTCGGCGATGGTCCTGGCGGTGGATCCGGTGGAGACGATCTCGACGCCGGCGTCGACGAGGGCGCGGGCGAGGTCGGTGAGGCCGGTCTTGTCGTAGACGGAGACGAGGGCCCGCTTCACGGGCACCTGCTCGGGGTTGACGAGACCCTCGGTGGGGACGTGGGCGGTGGGGACGGACTTCTCGCTCATGCGGGTCTCTCCTGGGTGTGCCGGTGTCAGGGCGGGACGCCCAGGCGGGCGACGTCCCGTGCGGCCCG from Actinomyces radicidentis includes these protein-coding regions:
- the purH gene encoding bifunctional phosphoribosylaminoimidazolecarboxamide formyltransferase/IMP cyclohydrolase, which produces MSEKSVPTAHVPTEGLVNPEQVPVKRALVSVYDKTGLTDLARALVDAGVEIVSTGSTARTIADAGLPVTGVEDVTGFPECLEGRVKTLHPRVHAGILADRRKAEHMAQLDELDVTPIDLVVVNLYPFTDTVASGAPFDACVEQIDIGGPSMVRAAAKNHPAVAVVTDPAEYDAVAKAVAEGGFSLAQRRELAAKAFAHTAAYDAAVATWFAQQIESDRASSAEDGAAPAAPALPEYVGAAYERLAPLRYGENPAQAAAVYTTPGVTGGVANARQLHGKAMSYNNYTDTDVAVRAAYDHGDAVTVAVVKHANPCGIAISASGDVAEAHRKAHACDPVSAYGGVIATNSTVTVEMARQIKPIFTEVVAAPAFEDEAARILSTKKNLRVLVIEPPARDGLEIKQVSGGAVIQERDSYQAGDDDPAAWELVSGEAADESTLADLRFAWETIRAVRSNAILLAKDGATVGVGMGQVNRVDSCRLAVERANTLGLRSTGDAAADKKETGAVGGADASEILDAQAPERARGAVAASDAFFPFADGLQVLIDAGVSAVVQPGGSIRDEEVIEAAKAAGVTMYLTRNRHFAH